The following coding sequences are from one Phycisphaeraceae bacterium window:
- the gatB gene encoding Asp-tRNA(Asn)/Glu-tRNA(Gln) amidotransferase subunit GatB: MMSLAPADQERFAALGLKTRLIVGMEIHVELDTRSKMWTSAPNVANPDFHDAEPNSLTDPVVIGMPGTLPVMNKAAVEMSLMVGLALHCQIADRCHWDRKSYYYPDLPKNYQISQYEEPICGPGHLDLPLDPTRPLDGPTKRIGITRAHLEEDAGKLMHEAPGGLMIDHSIVDLNRAGTPLLEIVTEPDFATADEAVTFSVMLRDLCRHLGVTEGIMQRGHIRFEPNINVVIERGGEVFKTPIAEIKNLNSFRAVKGSIEHEYVRQVEDWLETGRVMSAGAKSTRGWDDNREVTILQREKEDAHDYRYFPDPDLVDLVVDEDWLNDIRSRMPRLLPERLKAWADAGIGASETRQLLDDPGLALLYDGVVDRGVTPKRALALLLNAGLKSANELGVAIGSSLTAEQVATIDSMIADNKLSSSAADKLIKALIDPESGHRGGDPERVADAEGLMQVSDTSALEGFVDEVLAEPRNARAIEDIRSGKDKAVGMLLGQIMKKTGGAANPQVVRELVFTKLRGS; this comes from the coding sequence ATGATGAGCCTTGCCCCCGCAGATCAGGAACGCTTCGCCGCCCTGGGCCTCAAAACCCGGCTCATCGTCGGCATGGAGATCCACGTCGAGCTCGACACCCGCTCCAAGATGTGGACCTCCGCCCCCAACGTCGCAAACCCCGATTTCCACGACGCTGAGCCCAATTCCCTCACCGATCCGGTCGTCATCGGCATGCCCGGCACCCTCCCAGTCATGAACAAAGCCGCCGTCGAGATGTCCCTGATGGTCGGCCTCGCATTGCACTGTCAGATCGCCGATCGCTGCCACTGGGATCGTAAAAGCTACTACTACCCGGACTTACCGAAGAACTACCAGATCAGCCAGTACGAGGAACCCATCTGCGGACCCGGACACCTCGATCTCCCCCTCGACCCCACCCGTCCCCTGGACGGACCGACCAAACGCATCGGCATCACGCGCGCACACCTCGAAGAGGACGCCGGCAAGCTCATGCACGAGGCTCCGGGTGGGCTGATGATCGACCACTCGATCGTCGACCTCAACCGCGCCGGCACCCCGCTGCTGGAGATCGTCACTGAGCCCGACTTCGCCACCGCTGACGAAGCCGTCACCTTCTCCGTCATGCTCCGCGACCTCTGCCGGCACCTCGGCGTCACCGAGGGCATCATGCAGCGCGGGCACATCCGCTTCGAGCCCAACATCAACGTCGTGATCGAGCGAGGCGGGGAGGTGTTCAAAACCCCGATCGCCGAGATCAAGAACCTCAACTCGTTCCGCGCCGTCAAAGGGTCGATCGAGCACGAGTACGTCCGCCAGGTCGAGGATTGGCTCGAGACCGGCCGGGTCATGTCTGCGGGTGCGAAATCAACCCGCGGGTGGGACGACAACCGCGAAGTCACCATCCTCCAGCGTGAGAAGGAAGACGCCCACGATTACCGCTACTTCCCCGACCCCGACCTCGTGGACCTGGTCGTCGATGAGGACTGGCTCAACGACATCCGCTCACGCATGCCCCGGTTGCTTCCCGAACGCCTCAAGGCGTGGGCGGACGCCGGAATCGGCGCCTCCGAGACACGCCAGCTCCTGGATGACCCGGGGCTGGCCTTGCTCTACGACGGCGTCGTCGATCGTGGCGTAACCCCCAAGCGTGCGCTCGCCCTGCTGCTCAACGCCGGTCTGAAGTCGGCCAATGAGTTGGGCGTCGCCATCGGTTCGTCGCTCACGGCCGAGCAGGTCGCCACGATCGACAGCATGATCGCGGACAACAAGCTCAGCTCATCCGCAGCGGACAAGCTGATCAAGGCCCTGATTGATCCTGAATCAGGACATCGTGGCGGCGACCCCGAGCGGGTGGCCGACGCTGAGGGATTGATGCAGGTCAGCGACACGTCGGCATTGGAAGGCTTCGTCGATGAGGTCCTCGCCGAACCCCGCAACGCCCGCGCGATCGAGGACATCCGCAGCGGCAAGGACAAGGCGGTCGGCATGCTGCTGGGTCAGATCATGAAGAAGACCGGCGGGGCGGCCAACCCCCAGGTCGTCCGCGAGTTGGTATTCACCAAGCTCCGCGGTTCCTGA
- the queC gene encoding 7-cyano-7-deazaguanine synthase QueC, whose protein sequence is MSKGEPAIVLLSGGLDSATVLAIAREEGFDCHALSFDYGQRHRVELHAAKRLADELDAASHRVATIDLRAFGGSALTSDIEVPKDREASAMSHGIPITYVPARNTIFLSFALGLAEVLSARDVFLGVNAVDYSGYPDCRPDYLEAFRAMANLATRAGVESPGGDWLRIHAPLVDLTKTQIIEKGLSLGLNYGLTHSCYDPIEDAQHPLGARPCAHCDACLLRLAAFDRLGQTDPALF, encoded by the coding sequence ATGAGCAAGGGTGAACCCGCCATCGTCCTCCTCTCCGGCGGTCTCGACTCCGCCACCGTCCTCGCCATCGCCCGCGAAGAGGGCTTCGACTGCCACGCCCTGAGCTTCGACTACGGCCAGCGCCACCGCGTCGAACTCCACGCCGCCAAACGACTCGCCGATGAACTCGACGCCGCCAGCCACCGCGTCGCCACCATCGACCTCCGAGCCTTTGGCGGCTCCGCCCTCACCTCCGACATCGAGGTCCCCAAAGACCGCGAAGCCTCCGCCATGAGCCACGGCATCCCCATCACCTACGTCCCCGCACGCAACACCATCTTCCTGAGCTTCGCCCTCGGTCTCGCCGAAGTCCTGAGCGCCCGCGACGTCTTCCTCGGCGTCAATGCCGTCGACTACTCCGGCTACCCCGACTGCCGACCCGACTACCTCGAAGCCTTCCGCGCCATGGCCAACCTCGCCACCCGCGCCGGCGTCGAATCCCCCGGCGGAGACTGGCTGCGCATCCACGCCCCGCTCGTCGATCTCACCAAGACCCAGATCATCGAAAAAGGTCTGAGCCTCGGCCTCAACTACGGACTGACCCACTCCTGCTACGACCCGATCGAAGACGCGCAGCACCCGCTCGGAGCCCGGCCGTGCGCACATTGTGACGCCTGTTTGCTGCGTTTGGCAGCGTTTGATCGACTCGGACAGACCGATCCGGCGCTGTTTTGA
- a CDS encoding RDD family protein: MMALTRQDRRPTRFQTALGMLLLLLAQTASASELRLAGSLEHAWVLTRLNTTEPWKVYHLPATESMSELHRAGRLDAGVGIDGLTAHDQTLWIFNGKVVRQRHATWSELAGRWGYDETVGAPLPGHALSAVSAETGPIVLIRQQPADQIVTQARRRSSNLETLALILGIPAEELAKSQPDEETQPLPEEPQPPETEADEPINPPLPTIALAIWTGSSWETFPIEGLDGDRPTLLGVTPAGVPIVSLRPDLGEVDGMEISGFTPQAPIGVAPLERIEDRFRLGTVTDAQGLVTIAGDLLMDHGQLTRITADGRGAVEVAAERRPPRTVVLGDDQSAGPLAIAATTFDGGLLLAGVTRWDEGIPTLAWAWSDPDGNNDKAGSLSVQPIAPPWSRPDYAIPVFIWITSFLLLLITLENRRMPAKLKVKQVVLAPFGTRATAGMIDLMPCLLLVMWLFQLESAQLAASWPGQVLANTWTRVMPGLVVIALFILSTGIAEAITGRTAGKALMGIEVRSIDGSKPTILQIIARNLLKSFDLVAVLLLILTLFGPRQRLGDMVAKTLVVVSKTKPRSPNDQSKGSNLDEQG, translated from the coding sequence ATGATGGCTCTGACCCGCCAAGATCGTCGGCCGACTCGCTTCCAGACTGCCCTCGGCATGCTCCTGCTGCTGCTCGCCCAGACCGCCAGCGCCAGTGAGTTGCGCCTCGCCGGTTCCCTCGAGCACGCCTGGGTCCTGACTCGACTCAACACCACCGAACCCTGGAAGGTCTATCACCTCCCAGCGACTGAATCGATGAGCGAGCTGCACCGCGCCGGCCGCCTCGACGCCGGTGTTGGCATCGACGGCCTCACCGCACACGACCAGACCCTCTGGATCTTCAACGGCAAGGTCGTCCGCCAACGACACGCGACCTGGTCCGAACTCGCGGGCCGTTGGGGCTACGACGAAACCGTCGGTGCCCCACTCCCCGGACACGCCCTCTCCGCCGTCTCAGCCGAAACCGGGCCGATCGTCCTCATCCGCCAGCAGCCAGCCGATCAGATCGTCACCCAGGCCCGCCGTCGTTCCAGCAACCTCGAAACGCTCGCCCTGATCCTCGGCATCCCCGCTGAGGAACTCGCCAAGTCCCAGCCAGACGAAGAGACCCAGCCGCTCCCGGAAGAACCTCAGCCGCCGGAGACCGAAGCCGACGAACCCATCAATCCACCTCTCCCCACCATCGCCCTGGCGATCTGGACCGGATCAAGCTGGGAAACGTTCCCCATCGAAGGTCTCGATGGCGATCGCCCCACGCTCCTCGGCGTCACACCCGCAGGTGTCCCGATCGTCAGCCTCCGACCCGACCTCGGCGAGGTCGATGGCATGGAGATCAGCGGCTTCACGCCGCAAGCCCCCATCGGTGTTGCACCCCTCGAACGCATCGAAGACCGTTTCCGACTCGGCACCGTGACCGATGCCCAAGGACTCGTGACCATCGCTGGCGACCTGCTCATGGACCACGGCCAGCTCACGCGGATCACCGCTGACGGTCGCGGCGCGGTCGAAGTCGCCGCCGAACGTCGCCCGCCACGCACCGTCGTCTTAGGCGATGACCAATCCGCAGGCCCCCTCGCCATCGCAGCCACCACCTTCGATGGCGGGCTCCTCCTCGCCGGCGTCACTCGGTGGGATGAGGGCATCCCGACTCTTGCCTGGGCCTGGTCCGACCCCGATGGCAACAACGACAAAGCCGGCTCCCTCTCAGTCCAGCCCATCGCCCCGCCCTGGTCCCGACCCGATTACGCCATCCCCGTCTTCATCTGGATCACCTCGTTCCTGCTCCTACTGATCACCCTCGAAAACCGCAGGATGCCGGCCAAACTCAAGGTCAAGCAGGTCGTGCTCGCCCCCTTCGGCACGCGAGCGACCGCTGGCATGATCGACCTGATGCCCTGCCTGCTCCTGGTGATGTGGCTCTTCCAACTCGAAAGCGCCCAGCTCGCCGCCTCCTGGCCTGGACAGGTCCTCGCCAACACCTGGACACGAGTGATGCCCGGCCTCGTGGTCATCGCCCTCTTCATCCTCTCCACCGGCATCGCCGAGGCCATCACCGGCAGGACCGCGGGCAAAGCACTCATGGGCATCGAAGTCCGATCGATCGATGGCAGCAAACCAACGATCCTCCAGATCATCGCCCGCAACCTCCTCAAGAGCTTCGACCTCGTCGCCGTGCTCCTCCTGATCCTCACCCTGTTCGGCCCTCGACAACGTCTCGGCGACATGGTCGCCAAGACGCTCGTCGTCGTCAGCAAGACCAAACCCAGGTCACCCAACGATCAAAGCAAGGGAAGCAATCTCGATGAGCAAGGGTGA
- a CDS encoding phosphatidate cytidylyltransferase — translation MLWKRVISGSLLVLILLIMIAVDDTLDRVRIDSSVLSAVLPDGDRLPRGVILLVMLLLALIPVTREMAWLMKSRGSRVSWGFAYLCAASGAIYLYTMPQGPSGQGGSTPLAGLLAAVLFLSLVQPLRRGEREGAIMSAAAALLCIVYLGLMPGFLLAMRWWHSAWTVVALILVIKACDIGAYFAGRWFGRTPLIPLVSPKKTVEGLIGGLIFSSLVAMGLAALSNVMGVSGHWVVGDQGPVFVAYDWPLGFAAVSGAFLGLVGHFGDLIASLFKRDAAVKDAGATVPGFGGMLDVLDSLLLAAPAGYAVLRFGAWWLAPDGFG, via the coding sequence ATGCTTTGGAAGCGTGTGATCTCGGGCTCGCTGCTGGTCCTGATACTGCTGATCATGATCGCGGTCGATGACACCCTGGACCGGGTGCGGATCGACAGCTCGGTGCTGAGCGCGGTGCTGCCCGATGGCGATCGGCTGCCCCGGGGGGTGATCCTGCTGGTGATGCTGTTGCTGGCGCTGATCCCGGTGACCCGTGAGATGGCTTGGCTGATGAAGAGCCGGGGCTCGCGGGTGTCGTGGGGGTTTGCTTATCTGTGTGCTGCCTCGGGGGCGATCTACCTGTACACGATGCCGCAGGGTCCGAGCGGTCAGGGGGGGAGCACTCCGCTGGCGGGGTTGCTGGCGGCGGTGCTTTTCTTGTCGCTGGTTCAGCCCTTGCGTCGGGGTGAGCGGGAAGGGGCGATCATGAGCGCGGCGGCGGCGCTGCTGTGCATCGTGTACCTCGGGCTGATGCCGGGATTCCTGCTGGCGATGCGTTGGTGGCACTCGGCGTGGACGGTGGTGGCGTTGATTCTGGTCATCAAGGCGTGCGACATCGGGGCGTATTTTGCCGGGCGCTGGTTTGGGCGGACGCCGTTGATCCCGCTGGTGAGCCCGAAGAAGACGGTGGAGGGACTGATTGGGGGGCTGATTTTCTCGTCGCTGGTGGCGATGGGATTGGCCGCGCTGAGCAATGTGATGGGGGTGTCGGGGCACTGGGTGGTGGGCGATCAGGGGCCGGTGTTTGTCGCTTACGACTGGCCGCTGGGGTTTGCTGCGGTGTCGGGGGCGTTTCTGGGTCTGGTGGGGCATTTTGGCGACCTGATCGCGAGCCTGTTTAAGCGGGATGCCGCTGTGAAAGACGCGGGGGCGACAGTCCCGGGCTTCGGGGGCATGCTGGATGTTCTGGACTCGCTGCTGCTGGCGGCCCCGGCTGGCTACGCGGTCTTGCGGTTCGGGGCGTGGTGGCTGGCCCCTGACGGGTTTGGATAA
- the infC gene encoding translation initiation factor IF-3 codes for MRHNDMIRVPQVRLIDEDNEQLGIIDVNEAKERAREANLDLVEVSPNSDPPVCRIMDYGKWKYAQKKKESKAKSHASQSELKGIRLRPNIDDHDLDIKLRKAREFLEDGHKVQFTMLFRGRQMAHQGMHIDQLRKICDSLGDVSKIEQDPKMMGRRATMVLAADRSGAAKPNKKKPGGGEAKPAPAPAPAAAPAQQAVPEPASSPSE; via the coding sequence CTGCGCCATAACGACATGATCCGAGTCCCACAGGTCCGGCTCATTGATGAAGACAACGAGCAACTTGGCATCATTGATGTCAACGAAGCCAAAGAGCGAGCCCGCGAGGCCAATCTTGACCTCGTGGAGGTGTCGCCTAACTCCGATCCGCCGGTGTGCCGGATCATGGACTACGGCAAGTGGAAGTACGCCCAGAAGAAGAAGGAATCGAAGGCGAAGTCGCACGCGAGCCAGAGCGAGCTCAAGGGCATCCGCCTGCGTCCGAACATCGACGACCACGATCTCGATATCAAGCTGCGCAAGGCCCGGGAGTTCCTCGAAGACGGCCACAAGGTGCAGTTCACCATGCTGTTTCGTGGCCGGCAGATGGCGCATCAGGGGATGCACATCGATCAGCTCCGCAAGATCTGCGACAGCCTGGGCGATGTCTCGAAGATCGAGCAGGACCCGAAGATGATGGGTCGGCGGGCCACGATGGTGCTCGCGGCCGATCGCTCGGGTGCCGCGAAACCCAACAAGAAAAAGCCTGGGGGTGGTGAGGCCAAACCAGCCCCCGCTCCGGCTCCTGCTGCTGCCCCTGCTCAGCAGGCGGTGCCTGAGCCAGCGAGCTCGCCGAGCGAGTGA
- a CDS encoding HD domain-containing phosphohydrolase — protein sequence MPLGFSHRWLIISGLLALQLLCLVVSVSLLDAWADEALQRASQPVAESAQAQSQIDASLARLRSGAMIAAGVVLLITCTLVFWFVRSSERTLQARGEALQRTLESQFNRRTRDLERGRDAVAFGLARLAESRDDQTGDHLERISLYTEALVRHMERTRTDLRIDDVEMIIRTAPLHDIGKVGIPDAVLLKPGPLTDDEREIIQRHPYIGGDTLVEMKRRWGDDDFLDTACEIIFGHHERWDGTGYPFGLKGQNIPLSARIVAVADVYDALTTARPYKSAMTHEKASAILREGSGSHFDPEVITAFEQIAEEFREIARKNQDAPSEAQEQPAAG from the coding sequence ATGCCGTTAGGTTTCTCACACCGTTGGCTGATCATCTCCGGGCTGCTGGCTCTGCAGTTGCTGTGCCTGGTGGTGTCTGTTTCGCTGCTGGACGCCTGGGCGGATGAAGCCCTGCAACGAGCATCGCAGCCGGTGGCTGAATCGGCTCAGGCCCAGAGCCAAATCGACGCCAGCCTGGCTCGGCTACGCAGCGGAGCGATGATCGCGGCGGGGGTGGTGTTGCTGATTACGTGCACGCTGGTTTTCTGGTTCGTCCGCAGCTCCGAGCGCACGCTCCAGGCCCGGGGTGAGGCGCTGCAGCGGACTCTTGAGTCGCAGTTCAATCGGCGGACTCGGGACCTTGAGCGAGGGCGCGACGCGGTGGCGTTTGGGCTCGCGCGACTCGCGGAATCCCGGGATGATCAGACCGGCGACCATCTCGAACGGATCAGCCTGTACACCGAGGCGCTGGTCCGACACATGGAGCGGACGCGGACAGACCTGCGCATTGACGATGTGGAGATGATCATTCGGACCGCCCCGCTGCATGATATCGGGAAGGTCGGAATTCCTGACGCGGTGCTGCTCAAGCCCGGACCGTTGACGGACGACGAGCGCGAGATCATTCAGCGACATCCGTACATTGGCGGGGATACTTTGGTCGAGATGAAACGGCGGTGGGGCGACGACGATTTTCTTGATACCGCCTGCGAGATCATTTTTGGTCACCACGAGAGGTGGGACGGGACGGGGTATCCGTTCGGGCTCAAGGGGCAGAACATCCCGTTGTCGGCGCGCATCGTTGCGGTGGCGGATGTGTATGACGCACTGACCACGGCTCGGCCTTACAAGTCGGCGATGACTCACGAGAAGGCGTCGGCGATCCTGCGCGAGGGATCGGGGAGTCATTTCGACCCGGAGGTCATCACGGCCTTCGAGCAGATCGCTGAGGAGTTCCGAGAGATTGCCAGGAAGAACCAGGACGCGCCTTCCGAGGCGCAAGAACAACCCGCGGCCGGTTGA
- the ahcY gene encoding adenosylhomocysteinase, with the protein MSASTAVAAPTGLEHKVADLSLAEWGRKEILLAEQEMPGLMACREEFGPSQPLAGLNIGGSLHMTVQTAVLIETLVALGANVRWCSCNIFSTQDHAAAAIAVGPDGTPEDPKGIPVFAWKGESLEEYWQCTERMLDFGDGQGPDQIVDDGGDATLLIHKGAEYTKAGSVPGPETTDNEEFKEVLKVLAKTISENPDRWVKAAETCKGVTEETTTGIKNLVKFQKEGTLLFPAINVNDSCTKSKFDNLYGCRHSLVDGLFRATDVMVSGKVAVVCGYGDVGKGSCQSLKGQGARVIVTEIDPICALQAAMEGYEVTTIEDVIDTADIFITTTGNYKIITAEHMSKMKDKAIVGNIGHFDNEIEMAELKQLAKHTNIKPQYDMWTFKDGHSVLILAEGRLLNLGCATGHPSFVMSASFTNQTIAQIDLALFNKGQDTLSGMSYDENKVTLLSKKLDEKVARLHLDKLGVKLTKLSKEQADYIGVDVDGPYKPEHYRY; encoded by the coding sequence ATGAGCGCATCAACCGCAGTCGCGGCCCCAACAGGCCTGGAACACAAAGTCGCCGACCTCTCGCTGGCCGAGTGGGGACGCAAGGAAATCCTCCTCGCCGAGCAGGAAATGCCCGGCCTCATGGCTTGCCGTGAAGAGTTCGGCCCCAGCCAGCCCCTCGCCGGTCTGAACATCGGCGGGTCGCTGCACATGACCGTGCAGACCGCCGTGCTGATCGAAACCCTCGTTGCCCTCGGCGCGAACGTCCGCTGGTGCTCCTGCAACATCTTCAGCACCCAAGACCACGCCGCCGCCGCGATCGCCGTCGGCCCCGATGGCACCCCCGAAGACCCCAAGGGCATCCCCGTCTTCGCCTGGAAGGGTGAGAGCCTCGAGGAGTACTGGCAGTGCACCGAGCGCATGCTCGACTTCGGCGACGGCCAGGGCCCCGACCAGATCGTCGACGATGGCGGCGACGCCACCCTGCTGATCCACAAGGGTGCCGAGTACACCAAGGCCGGCAGCGTCCCCGGACCCGAGACCACCGACAACGAGGAGTTCAAGGAAGTCCTCAAGGTCCTGGCCAAGACCATCTCAGAGAATCCAGACCGCTGGGTCAAGGCCGCTGAAACCTGCAAGGGCGTGACCGAAGAAACGACCACGGGTATCAAGAACTTGGTCAAGTTCCAGAAGGAAGGCACCCTGCTCTTCCCCGCCATCAACGTCAACGACTCCTGCACCAAGAGCAAGTTCGACAACCTCTACGGCTGCCGTCACTCGCTCGTCGATGGCCTCTTCCGCGCGACCGATGTCATGGTCAGCGGCAAGGTCGCCGTCGTCTGCGGCTATGGCGACGTCGGCAAGGGCTCCTGCCAGTCCCTCAAGGGCCAGGGCGCTCGCGTGATCGTCACCGAGATCGACCCGATCTGCGCCCTCCAGGCCGCCATGGAAGGCTATGAGGTCACCACGATCGAGGATGTCATCGATACCGCTGATATCTTCATCACGACCACCGGCAACTACAAGATCATCACCGCCGAGCACATGTCGAAGATGAAGGACAAGGCGATCGTCGGCAACATCGGCCACTTCGACAATGAGATCGAGATGGCCGAGCTCAAGCAGCTCGCCAAGCACACCAACATCAAGCCGCAGTACGACATGTGGACCTTCAAGGACGGCCACAGCGTCCTGATTCTCGCTGAGGGCCGTCTGCTCAACCTCGGTTGCGCGACCGGTCACCCCTCGTTCGTGATGTCCGCCTCGTTCACGAATCAGACCATCGCCCAGATCGACCTCGCCCTCTTTAACAAGGGCCAGGACACGCTCTCAGGCATGAGTTACGACGAGAACAAGGTCACCCTTCTCTCCAAGAAGCTCGACGAGAAGGTCGCCCGTCTCCACCTCGACAAGCTGGGCGTCAAGCTCACCAAGCTCTCCAAAGAGCAGGCCGACTACATCGGCGTCGATGTTGATGGCCCCTACAAGCCCGAGCACTACCGCTACTAA
- a CDS encoding metalloregulator ArsR/SmtB family transcription factor — MSVDHLLRDFATLAEPTRLRLLRAVETGELAVSDLCAVLQMPQSTVSRHLKVLTDEGWVVSRKDGTTNYYRLDSERIHNGAEDLWGLACGRTETWPTLKQDRLRLASRLRERRGSSRAFFDDAASAWDNLRVELYGRLFGHRALLGLLPDEWVVGDLGCGTGRVVAELAPQVKQVYGIDDSASMLLAARHATADMSNVELIEAPVEAIPLGDRVLDAALLVLVLTYVEQIEEVIAEARRLLKPGGRLVIVDLLQHDDDAFRRQVGQRHPGFDPEALAGILENAGFVSVNRRVLPPEPETQGPALMLARGRRTGA, encoded by the coding sequence GTGTCCGTCGATCACTTGCTCCGCGATTTCGCCACGCTGGCCGAGCCCACCCGGCTCAGGCTGCTGCGTGCCGTGGAGACCGGGGAACTGGCGGTCTCGGACCTCTGTGCCGTCCTCCAAATGCCCCAGTCCACCGTGAGCCGCCACCTCAAGGTGCTCACGGATGAGGGCTGGGTCGTCAGTCGCAAGGACGGGACCACCAACTATTACCGCCTCGACAGCGAGCGCATCCACAATGGTGCTGAGGACCTCTGGGGCCTTGCCTGCGGGCGCACCGAGACCTGGCCCACGCTCAAGCAGGACCGATTGCGCCTAGCCTCGCGCCTCCGCGAGCGACGTGGATCCTCACGAGCCTTCTTCGACGACGCCGCCTCGGCGTGGGACAACCTCCGGGTCGAGCTCTACGGCCGACTCTTTGGTCATCGTGCGCTGCTGGGCCTGCTTCCCGATGAGTGGGTCGTCGGCGACCTCGGTTGCGGCACCGGTCGCGTCGTCGCCGAACTGGCCCCGCAGGTGAAGCAGGTCTATGGCATCGATGACTCCGCCTCGATGCTCTTGGCCGCCCGTCATGCCACCGCCGACATGAGCAACGTCGAGCTGATCGAGGCACCGGTCGAAGCGATCCCGCTCGGCGACCGCGTTCTCGACGCAGCCTTGCTCGTGCTCGTGCTGACCTACGTCGAACAGATCGAAGAGGTCATCGCCGAGGCACGGCGCCTACTCAAGCCAGGCGGGCGTCTGGTGATCGTCGACCTCCTGCAGCACGATGACGACGCCTTCCGCAGGCAGGTCGGCCAGCGACACCCGGGCTTCGACCCCGAAGCCCTCGCCGGCATTCTTGAGAACGCTGGTTTCGTCAGCGTGAACCGGCGGGTCCTCCCGCCCGAACCCGAGACCCAGGGCCCCGCCCTCATGCTGGCACGTGGCCGGCGTACCGGGGCATAA